From a region of the Gossypium raimondii isolate GPD5lz chromosome 10, ASM2569854v1, whole genome shotgun sequence genome:
- the LOC105775181 gene encoding factor of DNA methylation 4: MTRTNREMALKSSIEMENTNYDEELKNDCRLVCSLIYDINCRKERLSQMEREYNEMTATLRGLINGLIAKINSKDSNLWGWELQYNVTVRQLKGKNAALRLSFAEVYSKKKKKKKTNGNVKPFSSQPKENVPCRDLVELEKTTSDQIAALKEQLEETSEALKDMESRYSCLTVKQILINRELQDARKESISGLNDVLTSRTTLVVKRMGEIDRKAFEVASSGKFPNKDWQETCAKLCSLWQQNVQDPKWHPFKMINIRGNLQAWCIHQLFCYPVIENPFFY; encoded by the exons ATGACACGCACAAATCGAGAAATG GCACTTAAATCTTCCATTGAAATGGAGAACACCAATTACGACGAGGAGCTGAAGAATGATTGCAGGCTTGTTTGCAGTCTCATATACGATATTAATTGCAGAAAAGAACGGTTGTCCCAAATGGAACGTGAATATAACGAGATGACCGCAACTCTTCGAGGACTCATCAATGGCCTCATAGCAAAAATTAACTCCAAGGACAGTAATCTGTGGGGTTGGGAGCTTCAATATAATGTAACCGTGAGACAGTTGAAGGGCAAGAATGCTGCGTTGCGCCTTTCGTTTGCTGAAG TTTACagcaagaagaagaagaaaaagaagacaaACGGCAACGTTAAGCCATTTTCATCCCAG CCGAAAGAGAATGTGCCTTGTCGAGATCTTGTTGAACTCGAGAAAACTACGAGCGATCAGATTGCTGCTCTAAAGGAACAATTGGAGGAAACATCAGAGGCGTTGAAAGATATGGAAAGCCGATACAGTTGTCTTACGGTGAAACAAATCTTAATTAATCGAGAACTGCAAGATGCTCGAAAAGAATCAATAAGT GGTCTAAATGATGTATTGACAAGCCGAACAACTCTTGTAGTAAAAAGAATGGGAGAGATCGATCGAAAAGCTTTTGAAGTTGCTAGCTCTGGGAAGTTCCCGAACAAAGATTGGCAAGAAACATGTGCTAAATTATGTTCATTATGGCAACAAAACGTGCAGGATCCGAAATGGCACCCGTTTAAGATGATCAATATCCGAGGCAACTTGCAGGCATGGTGCATACACCAACTATTCTGTTATCCGGTTATcgaaaatccatttttttactAA